Proteins co-encoded in one Lynx canadensis isolate LIC74 chromosome C1, mLynCan4.pri.v2, whole genome shotgun sequence genomic window:
- the DBI gene encoding acyl-CoA-binding protein, translated as MSQAEFDKAAEDVKHLKTKPADDEMLFIYGHYKQATVGDINTERPGLLDLKGKAKWDAWNQLKGTSKEDAMKAYINKVEELKKKYGI; from the exons ATGTCTCAG GCTGAGTTTGACAAAGCTGCTGAGGATGTTAAGCACCTCAAGACCAAGCCAGCAGATGATGAGATGTTGTTCATCTACGGCCACTACAAACAAGCAACTGTGGGTGACATAAACACAG AACGGCCTGGACTGTTGGATCTCAAAGGCAAGGCCAAGTGGGATGCCTGGAATCAGCTGAAAG GGACTTCCAAGGAAGATGCCATGAAAGCTTACATCAACAAAGTAgaagagctaaagaaaaaatatggaatataA